Proteins co-encoded in one Brassica rapa cultivar Chiifu-401-42 chromosome A02, CAAS_Brap_v3.01, whole genome shotgun sequence genomic window:
- the LOC103851241 gene encoding uncharacterized protein LOC103851241, translating into MGRLIDITGAVGTCYLGVARNARVIDAVAQSRWNIRGQRSRHFHALYESIQNIQVPQEDQGRDKVLWKHAEDTYKAQFSSVRTWDQIRVRKATVPWSKCVWFTQGVPRYSFIVWLAVKNILSTGDRMRTWGIQQGCVMCGEWDETRDHVFFACPYTYSVWDRLAGSLCGRRINPDWSLTLQFVTNNNLQLMDKILLKMVFQTCVYYMWKESNERRHQRGFRTVDQAIRIVDKAIRNRISSLRYGPVHRFAGLLQHWLEVFDRT; encoded by the coding sequence ATGGGCAGGCTTATTGATATTACTGGCGCTGTAGGTACTTGTTACCTTGGAGTAGCTCGGAATGCTCGAGTTATTGATGCAGTTGCTCAATCTCGCTGGAACATTCGAGGCCAGCGTAGTCGTCACTTTCATGCTTTATATGAGAGTATCCAGAATATTCAGGTGCCGCAGGAAGATCAGGGGAGGGATAAGGTTCTTTGGAAACATGCAGAGGACACTTATAAAGCGCAGTTCTCATCGGTTCGAACATGGGATCAGATACGTGTGAGAAAGGCCACTGTACCTTGGAGTAAATGTGTCTGGTTCACTCAAGGAGTCCCTAGATACTCCTTCATTGTCTGGCTGGCTGTTAAGAACATACTTTCTACAGGAGACCGTATGCGGACGTGGGGCATTCAGCAAGGGTGTGTGATGTGTGGTGAGTGGGATGAGACAAGGGATCACGTCTTCTTTGCTTGCCCTTACACATACTCTGTTTGGGATAGACTAGCAGGCAGTTTGTGTGGCAGAAGGATCAATCCAGACTGGTCGCTTACTCTGCAGTTTGTTACTAACAATAATCTTCAGCTTATGGATAAGATCCTACTGAAAATGGTGTTCCAGACTTGTGTTTACTATATGTGGAAGGAGAGTAATGAGCGCAGACACCAGAGAGGCTTTCGTACGGTGGACCAAGCTATCCGGATCGTTGATAAAGCCATACGGAACAGGATCAGCTCTCTTCGTTATGGGCCGGTTCACCGGTTTGCTGGACTGCTTCAACATTGGCTTGAAGTATTTGACAGGACATAG
- the LOC103850989 gene encoding expansin-A23, with translation MARSFTVVIVLLTIVCHQLMSTSAATNAENGWVDAHATFYGGRKGEETMQGACGYGSLFEQSYGLATAALSTALFNNGTTCGACYEIICVNAPQSCIKGARPIRVTATNWCPPNYRDGSWCNPPRKHFDLSLPIFLKIAKYKAGIVPVKYRRVMCPKKSGVKFQLAGNPYFLMVTVFNVGRVGVVVEVKVKGSKTGWIQMTRNWGQVWDTNTVLTGQSLSFLVATSDGKRLKFNNVAPSNWQFDKTYDGKINF, from the exons ATGGCTCGTAGTTTTACGGTGGTTATAGTGTTATTGACCATCGTGTGTCACCAACTCATGAGCACCAGTGCTGCCACTAATGCCGAAAACGGATGGGTCGATGCTCATGCCACTTTTTACGGGGGCAGGAAGGGTGAAGAAACTATGC AAGGAGCGTGTGGATACGGCAGTCTCTTCGAGCAATCCTACGGCTTAGCGACAGCGGCTCTAAGCACAGCTTTGTTCAACAACGGAACCACGTGCGGTGCATGCTATGAGATCATATGCGTCAACGCTCCACAGTCATGCATCAAAGGAGCAAGACCTATACGCGTTACAGCTACTAACTGGTGCCCACCGAACTACAGAGATGGTAGTTGGTGCAATCCACCACGGAAACATTTCGATCTTTCGCTACCGATCTTTCTCAAGATCGCTAAGTACAAAGCAGGGATCGTTCCGGTGAAGTACAGGCGAGTTATGTGTCCGAAAAAGAGTGGTGTCAAGTTTCAGTTAGCTGGAAATCCTTATTTCTTGATGGTTACTGTTTTCAACGTTGGACGTGTGGGTGTTGTGGTTGAGGTTAAGGTGAAAGGTTCGAAGACTGGTTGGATTCAGATGACGAGGAATTGGGGACAGGTTTGGGATACGAATACGGTGTTAACCGGACAGAGTTTGTCGTTTTTGGTTGCTACAAGTGATGGGAAACGTTTAAAGTTTAATAATGTTGCTCCATCTAATTGGCAGTTTGATAAAACTTATGATGGCAAGATTAATTTTTAG
- the LOC103850990 gene encoding ribosome biogenesis protein WDR12 homolog: MDGEGEDASKVIHVKFVTKLYPPFKAPVSSVVIPSNVTRLGLSSIVNSLLTLEKPEAFDFLIDGELIRMSLEQFLLAKGISAERTLEIEYIRAVAPRKEEKPSLHDDWVSAVDGSSPRFILTGCYDGLGRIWSSPGSCTHILEGHTGAISSVAFVNSQGGESVTVATASKDRTLRLFKVDTAESGDSTTRVRAYKILRGHKASVQSVVAEKHGNMVCSSSWDCTINLWNTDESESELSVSGKKRKGNNQAEEAQLEGEAVTTFIGHTQCVSSVVWPEEDVIYSCSWDHSVRRWDVPTGKDTLNLYCGKALNTVDVGGEGSALVAGGGSDPVLRVWDPRKPGTSAPVFQFSSHSSWISACKWHESSWFHLLSASYDGKIMLWDLRTAWPLSVIDTHKDKVLCADWWKGDSVVSGGADSNLRISSGISIS, translated from the exons ATggatggagaaggagaagatgcATCGAAAGTAATTCACGTGAAGTTCGTGACGAAGCTTTACCCTCCGTTCAAAGCTCCGGTTAGCTCCGTCGTCATCCCTTCAAATGTCACTCGTCTCGGTCTCTCTTCCATCGTCAACTCTCTCCTCACTCTCG AGAAACCTGAGGCATTTGACTTCTTGATCGATGGGGAGCTTATTCGAATGTCGCTTGAACAGTTTCTTCTCGCCAAGGGAATCTCAGCg GAACGAACTCTTGAAATCGAGTACATAAGGGCTGTTGCACCACGCAAGGAGGAGAAACCTTCATTGCATGATGATTGGGTCAGTGCCGTTGATGGTTCTTCTCCCAG GTTCATTTTGACTGGATGCTATGATGGTTTAGGAAG GATATGGAGCTCTCCTGGATCGTGTACACACATTTTAGAAGGCCACACTGGTGCAATCTCCTCTGTTGCTTTTGTTAACTCCCAAG GTGGAGAAAGTGTTACTGTAGCAACCGCCTCTAAAGATCGGACATTGAGATTGTTTAAG GTTGATACAGCTGAATCTGGTGACTCTACTACAAGAGTCAGGGCTTACAAGATATTGCGTGGGCACAAGGCGTCAGTGCAAAGTGTTGTAGCGGAGAAACACGGGAACATG GTTTGCTCAAGTTCATGGGATTGCACGATCAATTTATGGAACACTGATGAGTCTGAGTCAGAGTTGTCAGTATCAgggaagaaaagaaaagggaaTAATCAGGCCGAGGAGGCTCAATTAGAG GGAGAGGCGGTGACTACATTTATTGGACACACACAGTGTGTCTCATCAGTTGTTTGGCCAGAGGAAGATGTGATTTATTCCTGTTCATGGGACCATTCTGTAAGGAGATGGGATGTTCCAACAGGGAAAGATACTCTGAACTTGTACTGTGGAAAAGCGCTCAACACGGTTGATGTTGGCGGTGAAGGTTCTGCACTTGTAGCTGGTGGTGGTTCAGATCCAGTTCTTAGAGTATGGGATCCTCGTAAGCCTG GAACATCTGCTCCCGTGTTTCAGTTCTCTTCACATTCGTCGTGGATATCCGCCTGTAAATGGCACGAAAGCTCTTGGTTTCACTTGCTCTCAGCTTCCTATGATGGCAAAATCATGCTCTGGGATCTCAGAACCGCT TGGCCTTTGTCAGTGATCGACACACATAAGGATAAG GTTTTATGTGCGGACTGGTGGAAAGGAGACAGTGTAGTGAGCGGAGGAGCTGACTCTAACCTTCGAATCTCTTCCGGAATCTCAATTTCTTAA